From one Streptomyces sp. Q6 genomic stretch:
- a CDS encoding glycosyltransferase family 2 protein, which produces MTLVALIPAHDEQDRIVATLAGLYRQTVRPDRIIVVADNCHDRTARIAQYCGAEVFLPVDNEDKKAGALNQALVPLLAELDDDAQVLVQDADTVLNPDFVRCAVEALEDETVGAVGGIFYGEKGGGLLGMLQRMEYQRYALEIRRKKNEAVVLTGTGTLFRASVLREVREARLAGTIGGGEGHYSLASLTEDDEMTKAVKTLGHRTVSPDGCWLTTEVMPSVRKLWHQRLRWQRGALENLRDYGWTPVTAPYFRQQLLLGAGTLALALFATFAVLNLAIVGWGGLSLFWTAITLLFVVERTLTVRRLGWRAALLALPLLPELLYDAFRQAVFVRSLIDLLLRREAHWVAT; this is translated from the coding sequence ATGACACTCGTAGCGCTCATCCCCGCACACGACGAACAAGACCGCATCGTCGCCACCCTCGCCGGCCTGTACCGCCAGACCGTGCGCCCCGACCGCATCATCGTCGTGGCCGACAACTGCCACGACCGGACCGCCCGCATCGCCCAGTACTGCGGCGCCGAGGTCTTCCTGCCCGTCGACAACGAGGACAAGAAGGCCGGCGCCCTCAACCAGGCGCTCGTACCGCTCCTCGCCGAGCTCGACGACGACGCCCAGGTCCTCGTGCAGGACGCCGACACCGTCCTCAACCCCGACTTCGTGCGCTGCGCCGTCGAAGCCCTGGAGGACGAGACGGTCGGCGCCGTCGGCGGCATCTTCTACGGCGAGAAGGGCGGCGGCCTGCTCGGGATGCTCCAGCGCATGGAGTACCAGCGCTACGCCCTGGAGATACGCCGCAAGAAGAACGAGGCCGTCGTGCTCACCGGCACCGGCACCCTCTTCCGCGCCTCCGTCCTGCGCGAGGTCCGCGAGGCACGGCTCGCCGGCACCATCGGCGGCGGTGAGGGCCACTACTCGCTGGCCTCCCTCACCGAGGACGACGAGATGACCAAGGCCGTCAAGACGCTCGGCCACCGCACGGTCTCCCCGGACGGCTGCTGGCTGACCACCGAGGTCATGCCCTCCGTGCGCAAGCTCTGGCACCAGCGCCTGCGCTGGCAGCGCGGCGCCCTGGAGAACCTGCGCGACTACGGCTGGACCCCGGTCACGGCCCCCTACTTCCGCCAGCAGCTGCTGCTCGGCGCGGGCACGCTCGCCCTCGCCCTGTTCGCGACGTTCGCCGTCCTGAACCTGGCCATCGTCGGCTGGGGCGGCCTGTCCCTGTTCTGGACCGCGATCACCCTGCTCTTCGTCGTCGAACGCACCCTGACCGTGCGCCGCCTCGGCTGGCGCGCCGCACTCCTCGCGCTGCCCCTGCTCCCGGAACTCCTCTACGACGCGTTCCGGCAGGCCGTCTTCGTCCGCTCCCTCATCGACCTGCTGCTGCGCCGAGAGGCCCACTGGGTGGCGACCTGA
- a CDS encoding class I SAM-dependent methyltransferase, with translation MSGHHDHDEQAAAAMFEPAGWDERYAGQERFWSGEPNPQLVAAAGDLTPGSALDVGCGEGGDVVWLARQGWRVTGADFSAEGLARAARHAEQAGLADRVDWWRVDARTFDAGDRAYDLVTSHYLHAPDGGMVEVTRRLAGAVAPGGLLLVVGHAPSHEFTQLAESHRKAMFLAAELLPGLPDDFEPVVVEQRTRTLHRETGPVEAEDSLLLARRSA, from the coding sequence GTGTCAGGACACCACGACCACGACGAGCAGGCCGCCGCCGCGATGTTCGAGCCGGCGGGCTGGGACGAGCGGTACGCGGGTCAGGAGCGCTTCTGGAGCGGCGAGCCCAACCCGCAGCTCGTCGCCGCCGCCGGTGACCTCACCCCCGGCAGCGCGCTCGACGTCGGCTGCGGCGAGGGCGGCGACGTCGTCTGGCTGGCCCGGCAGGGCTGGCGCGTCACCGGAGCCGACTTCTCGGCCGAGGGCCTGGCCCGCGCCGCCCGCCACGCCGAGCAGGCCGGCCTCGCCGACCGCGTCGACTGGTGGCGGGTCGACGCCCGGACCTTCGACGCGGGCGACCGCGCGTACGACCTGGTCACCAGCCACTACCTGCACGCCCCCGACGGCGGCATGGTCGAGGTGACCCGCCGCCTCGCCGGAGCCGTCGCCCCCGGCGGCCTGCTCCTGGTCGTCGGCCACGCGCCGTCCCACGAGTTCACCCAGCTCGCCGAGAGCCACCGCAAGGCGATGTTCCTCGCCGCGGAACTCCTCCCGGGCCTGCCGGACGACTTCGAGCCCGTCGTGGTCGAGCAGCGCACCCGCACCCTGCACCGCGAGACCGGCCCGGTCGAGGCCGAGGACTCCCTCCTGCTGGCCCGGCGGTCTGCCTAG
- a CDS encoding twin-arginine translocase TatA/TatE family subunit — MFGISEIGVVLLVIALLLCAKKLPGLVRGAGKSARILKAEARALKDEDHRGGEAAGPPRVIPGETVPPRDTGQGARPS; from the coding sequence ATGTTCGGCATCAGTGAGATAGGCGTCGTCCTCCTCGTCATCGCCCTGCTTCTCTGCGCGAAGAAGCTGCCGGGACTGGTCCGCGGCGCGGGCAAGTCGGCACGCATCCTCAAGGCCGAGGCGAGGGCTCTCAAGGACGAGGACCACCGGGGCGGCGAGGCCGCCGGTCCGCCCCGGGTCATCCCCGGCGAGACCGTCCCTCCGCGCGACACCGGGCAGGGGGCGCGTCCCTCGTAA
- a CDS encoding sporulation protein, which translates to MVFKRLLGSLGVGGPTVDTVLAPGATAPGSTLSGQVHLKGGSGDFDIDHITLELVARVEAEHESGESQGVVTFERFVVGGGFRLVAGAEHSVPFAVTLPWETPITELYGQGLGIVLGVRTELAVAGAKDKGDLDPLAVGPLPVQEAILEAFGQLGFGFGSADLEYGRIGGTGQRLPFYQEIELTPSPRYAHAVNEIELTFLATPGDMEVVLEADKRGGLFSGGHDALTRFAVGHDAVQHQDWNTLVDGWVRQLVEHRSSYVGHSSYEAGHGGHPHHDGGHHRSGPGVGTAVAVGAAGLAVGVVGGMVAAEVVDEVGDFFEGDEDEGGED; encoded by the coding sequence ATGGTGTTCAAACGACTGCTCGGCTCACTCGGCGTGGGCGGGCCCACCGTCGACACCGTCCTCGCCCCGGGGGCCACCGCCCCCGGCTCCACCCTCTCCGGCCAGGTCCATCTCAAGGGCGGCAGCGGCGACTTCGACATCGACCACATCACCCTGGAGCTCGTCGCCCGCGTCGAGGCCGAGCACGAGAGCGGGGAGAGCCAGGGGGTCGTGACCTTCGAACGGTTCGTCGTCGGCGGCGGCTTCCGGCTCGTCGCCGGCGCGGAGCACAGCGTGCCGTTCGCGGTCACGCTGCCCTGGGAGACCCCGATCACCGAGCTGTACGGGCAGGGCCTCGGCATCGTCCTCGGTGTGCGCACCGAACTCGCGGTCGCCGGGGCCAAGGACAAGGGCGATCTGGACCCGCTCGCCGTCGGCCCGCTGCCCGTCCAGGAGGCGATCCTCGAAGCCTTCGGACAGCTCGGCTTCGGCTTCGGGTCCGCCGACCTGGAGTACGGCCGCATCGGCGGCACCGGACAGCGGCTCCCCTTCTACCAGGAGATCGAGCTGACCCCGTCCCCGCGGTACGCCCACGCGGTCAACGAGATCGAGCTGACCTTCCTCGCCACCCCGGGCGACATGGAAGTGGTCCTGGAGGCCGACAAGCGCGGCGGTCTCTTCTCCGGCGGGCACGACGCGCTCACCCGCTTCGCCGTCGGCCACGACGCCGTCCAGCACCAGGACTGGAACACGCTGGTCGACGGCTGGGTGCGCCAACTGGTCGAGCACCGCTCGTCGTACGTCGGCCACTCCTCGTACGAAGCAGGCCACGGTGGCCACCCTCACCACGACGGCGGGCACCACCGCTCCGGCCCCGGTGTGGGCACGGCCGTCGCGGTCGGTGCGGCCGGGCTCGCCGTCGGTGTCGTCGGCGGCATGGTCGCCGCCGAAGTCGTCGACGAGGTGGGCGACTTCTTCGAGGGCGACGAGGACGAGGGCGGCGAGGACTGA
- a CDS encoding tellurite resistance TerB family protein, with protein sequence MALWDRIKESASTMQTQLVAKKNDLKSGAFRDASMAMCALVAAADGTIDPSERRRVAQLIASNEVLQNFPADDLQRRFDDNLDKLVADFDFGKVSVLQEIAKAKKKEAEARAVVQIGIVIGGADGDFDATERGVVREACQMLGLPPHEFDL encoded by the coding sequence GTGGCCCTGTGGGACCGCATCAAGGAATCCGCGTCGACGATGCAGACGCAGCTCGTGGCGAAGAAGAACGACCTCAAGTCCGGCGCCTTCCGGGACGCCTCCATGGCGATGTGCGCCCTGGTCGCCGCCGCCGACGGCACCATCGACCCGTCCGAGCGGCGCCGCGTCGCCCAGCTGATCGCCTCCAACGAGGTGTTGCAGAACTTCCCCGCGGACGACCTTCAGCGCCGCTTCGACGACAACCTGGACAAGCTGGTCGCCGACTTCGACTTCGGCAAGGTCAGCGTGTTGCAGGAGATCGCCAAGGCGAAGAAGAAGGAAGCCGAGGCGCGCGCCGTCGTCCAGATCGGCATCGTCATCGGCGGCGCCGACGGCGACTTCGACGCGACCGAGCGGGGCGTCGTACGGGAGGCGTGCCAGATGCTCGGCCTGCCGCCGCACGAGTTCGACCTGTAG
- a CDS encoding M56 family metallopeptidase gives MGIFVFLPLVLPLTAWPVARLAAHRLPPRTATRLLTAVAAVMATCSTVCLALLMVVGTAQLPGNPLPDSWSDPEVRAAVPQDEIAGAVAIPALLSVVVACARTLWRHAALRRRAHRALAGLPGTEAVVLPDARPYAYALPASRTGRGRIVVSTALLGHLRPAERRAVFAHERAHLAARHHRHLLTVRLAARANPFLRPLSSAVAYTAERWADEEAAERVGDRTVVARAIGKVALSGGSVREPVFAALAAPGPVPRRVAALLAPPLRAPGRSMAFTGVGLAAWTAAAGAVTSAAASANSALTLAAVLHAATPV, from the coding sequence GTGGGGATCTTCGTCTTTCTGCCGCTGGTCCTGCCGCTCACGGCCTGGCCGGTGGCACGGCTCGCCGCCCACCGCCTCCCTCCGCGTACCGCGACCCGGCTCCTGACGGCGGTCGCCGCCGTGATGGCCACGTGCAGCACGGTGTGCCTGGCGTTGCTGATGGTGGTCGGCACCGCCCAACTCCCGGGCAATCCACTCCCCGACAGCTGGTCGGACCCCGAGGTGCGGGCCGCCGTGCCGCAGGACGAGATCGCGGGCGCGGTGGCCATCCCCGCCCTGCTGTCCGTCGTGGTCGCCTGCGCGCGCACGCTGTGGCGGCACGCCGCACTGCGGCGGCGCGCCCACCGGGCGCTCGCCGGCCTGCCGGGCACCGAGGCCGTGGTCCTGCCGGATGCGCGGCCGTACGCGTACGCCCTGCCGGCCTCGCGCACCGGGCGCGGCCGGATCGTCGTCAGTACGGCGCTGCTCGGGCACCTGCGGCCCGCCGAGCGGCGGGCCGTGTTCGCCCATGAGCGGGCCCATCTGGCGGCCCGGCACCACCGTCATCTGCTGACCGTCCGACTCGCGGCCCGCGCCAACCCCTTTCTGCGGCCGCTGAGTTCAGCCGTGGCGTACACCGCCGAACGGTGGGCCGACGAGGAGGCCGCCGAACGCGTCGGTGACCGCACGGTGGTCGCACGGGCCATCGGCAAGGTGGCGTTGTCCGGTGGCTCGGTGCGCGAGCCGGTGTTCGCCGCGCTGGCCGCGCCGGGTCCCGTGCCCCGCAGGGTCGCGGCCCTGCTCGCCCCGCCTCTTCGGGCGCCCGGCCGGTCCATGGCGTTCACCGGGGTGGGGCTCGCCGCGTGGACCGCCGCGGCCGGTGCGGTGACCTCCGCCGCCGCCTCCGCGAACTCGGCGCTGACGCTGGCGGCCGTGCTCCACGCGGCGACGCCGGTGTGA
- a CDS encoding BlaI/MecI/CopY family transcriptional regulator: MRSTVPDPRHRSHRRAQGELEAQVLAVLRTADAPRTAGWVRDRLGGDLAHTTVLTILGRLHSKDAVSRGREGRSFVWTAISDEAGLAALKMRRVLDAEPDREAVLASFVTSLSVGDEQVMRDLLRRADEEAAD, from the coding sequence ATGAGGAGCACCGTGCCGGATCCACGCCATCGATCCCATCGACGCGCCCAGGGCGAGCTGGAGGCACAGGTCCTGGCCGTGCTGCGGACCGCGGACGCCCCGCGGACCGCCGGCTGGGTGCGTGACCGGCTCGGCGGCGATCTCGCCCACACCACGGTGCTCACGATCCTGGGCCGGCTGCACTCCAAGGACGCGGTCTCCCGCGGCCGGGAGGGTCGCTCGTTCGTGTGGACAGCCATCTCCGACGAAGCCGGTCTCGCCGCTCTGAAGATGCGCAGGGTGCTGGACGCCGAGCCGGACCGGGAGGCCGTGCTGGCCAGTTTCGTCACGTCCTTGTCCGTGGGTGACGAGCAGGTGATGCGCGACCTGCTGCGCCGTGCCGACGAGGAAGCGGCCGACTGA
- a CDS encoding DUF6510 family protein, translating to MNQRPPLHLDGNCLAGPLSQVFALDPTTARWWCPECRTPSSVGELHVYGPEPGLTGRCPGCAQLALRVVTQPGHLWLQLGTGQGAFRFVLPPSSS from the coding sequence ATGAACCAGCGACCTCCACTCCACCTCGACGGCAACTGCCTGGCGGGGCCGCTCTCCCAGGTCTTCGCGCTCGACCCCACCACGGCGCGCTGGTGGTGCCCGGAGTGCCGCACCCCGTCCTCGGTCGGTGAACTGCACGTCTACGGCCCCGAACCCGGCCTCACCGGCCGCTGCCCCGGCTGCGCGCAGCTCGCCCTCCGCGTCGTCACCCAGCCCGGCCACCTCTGGCTCCAACTCGGCACCGGCCAGGGCGCCTTCAGGTTCGTACTGCCCCCGTCCTCGTCGTAG
- a CDS encoding ferredoxin reductase, giving the protein MTTPVVHRDAPKGGWRRARLTAREDQTATGRTLRFHVPGWPGHRPGQHLDVRLTADDGYQAVRSYSLAAPADGDTVELGVQSAPDGEVSPYLNDVLPLDAEVEVKGPLGGWFVWTPQDRGPLLLVAGGCGIVPLMAMLRARRAAGPDGDPCALLCSVRGPDNLWYAKELADPVGGEDIRVLYTRRAPAGAGRPAHRITPDDLNGLPASPDTRCYVCGPTGFVERAADLLQSLGHPPDTIRTERFG; this is encoded by the coding sequence GTGACCACCCCTGTCGTCCACCGCGACGCCCCGAAGGGAGGCTGGCGCCGGGCCAGGCTGACCGCGCGGGAGGACCAGACGGCGACCGGTCGCACGCTCCGCTTCCATGTGCCCGGCTGGCCGGGGCACCGGCCGGGCCAGCACCTCGACGTGCGGCTGACCGCCGACGACGGCTACCAGGCCGTCCGCAGCTACTCCCTGGCGGCGCCCGCCGACGGCGACACCGTCGAACTGGGCGTCCAGAGCGCGCCCGACGGCGAGGTGTCCCCTTATCTGAACGACGTCCTGCCCCTCGATGCCGAGGTCGAGGTCAAGGGGCCGCTGGGCGGATGGTTCGTGTGGACGCCTCAGGACCGGGGTCCGCTGCTTCTCGTCGCCGGCGGTTGCGGCATCGTCCCTCTCATGGCGATGCTCCGCGCGCGGCGCGCGGCCGGTCCCGACGGCGACCCGTGCGCGCTGCTCTGTTCCGTCCGTGGCCCGGACAACCTCTGGTACGCGAAGGAGCTCGCCGACCCGGTCGGCGGTGAGGACATCCGCGTCCTCTACACGCGCCGGGCACCCGCAGGTGCGGGCCGTCCGGCGCACCGCATCACACCGGACGACCTCAACGGTCTGCCCGCGTCACCGGACACTCGCTGCTACGTCTGCGGCCCGACCGGCTTCGTCGAGCGCGCCGCCGACCTCCTCCAGTCCCTCGGGCACCCGCCGGACACCATCCGGACCGAACGGTTCGGCTGA
- a CDS encoding sulfite oxidase-like oxidoreductase translates to MASLSPGFHGRGSRSLVDRLPPGQYPTESFPVLSAGPTPHLPTERWSFTVTGETGASRSWTWEEMTALPQEQPVVDIHCVTRWSKFDTRWQGVSLDVLTDEVPTSADFVVAESFDGYTTNLPRADITGGRAWLVHSFDGYPLAPDHGGPARLLIPHLYFWKSAKWVKGLRFTTDNEPGFWERGGYHDYGDPWREQRYRGDL, encoded by the coding sequence ATGGCCAGTCTGTCGCCCGGCTTCCATGGACGCGGCAGCCGCAGCCTCGTGGATCGCCTGCCGCCGGGCCAGTACCCCACGGAGTCCTTCCCCGTGCTCTCGGCCGGTCCGACCCCGCACCTGCCCACGGAGCGCTGGTCCTTCACCGTCACCGGTGAGACCGGTGCGAGCCGGAGCTGGACGTGGGAGGAGATGACGGCGCTGCCGCAGGAACAGCCGGTCGTCGACATCCACTGCGTGACGCGCTGGTCCAAGTTCGACACCCGATGGCAGGGCGTCTCCCTCGATGTCCTGACCGACGAGGTCCCGACCTCCGCCGACTTCGTCGTCGCGGAGTCCTTCGACGGCTACACCACCAACCTGCCCCGCGCCGACATCACCGGTGGCCGGGCCTGGCTCGTCCACTCCTTCGACGGCTATCCGCTGGCGCCGGACCACGGCGGCCCCGCGCGGCTGCTGATCCCGCACCTGTACTTCTGGAAGTCGGCCAAGTGGGTCAAGGGCCTGCGCTTCACGACCGACAACGAGCCGGGGTTCTGGGAGCGGGGCGGCTACCACGACTACGGCGACCCCTGGCGTGAGCAGCGCTACCGGGGTGACCTGTGA
- a CDS encoding helix-turn-helix domain-containing protein, with translation MLIDSTVMAPGERAEAIREVIWSSVVRVEITHQPDPRLIRTAGVISRVGPLTVCSVRANATIVRRTPVLARDDMEPSVFVGLQVTGSSVVVQDGREAVLRPGDLALYDTTRPYTLLNRDGIHQHYFRIPRAELALPEGLLKLATAVPFSRRDPLADLTATCLRRIARRQAGPAPSPAHDLEAAGRPGIEMLRALVAARLGEQRTAFQAADETLCLRVMDHVRAHLGDHDLTPARVAAHHHVSLRQLYKVLSRNGVHLGEWIRSQRLERCRAELASASAQHRSIAAIGYRWGFPNAAHFSRAFRTAFGITPSDWRALHAGSAGSQGVFGP, from the coding sequence ATGTTGATCGACAGCACGGTCATGGCGCCTGGCGAGCGGGCGGAGGCGATTCGCGAGGTGATCTGGAGCAGCGTGGTGCGGGTGGAGATCACCCATCAGCCCGACCCACGGCTCATCCGCACCGCAGGGGTGATCAGCCGTGTCGGGCCGTTGACCGTCTGCTCGGTGCGTGCCAACGCCACCATCGTGAGGCGGACTCCCGTACTTGCCCGGGACGACATGGAGCCGAGCGTGTTCGTCGGGCTGCAGGTCACCGGAAGCAGCGTGGTCGTGCAGGACGGCAGGGAGGCCGTGCTGCGGCCCGGCGATCTGGCGCTGTACGACACCACCCGCCCCTACACGCTTCTGAACAGGGACGGTATCCATCAGCACTACTTCCGGATCCCGCGCGCCGAACTCGCGCTCCCGGAAGGGCTGTTGAAGCTGGCGACCGCGGTGCCGTTCAGTCGCCGGGACCCGCTGGCCGACCTCACCGCCACGTGTCTGCGGCGAATCGCCCGCCGGCAGGCGGGGCCCGCGCCGTCTCCCGCCCACGACTTGGAGGCGGCGGGCAGGCCGGGCATTGAGATGCTGCGTGCTCTCGTCGCGGCCCGGCTCGGTGAGCAGCGCACGGCTTTCCAGGCCGCGGACGAGACCCTGTGTCTGCGGGTCATGGACCATGTCCGGGCCCACCTCGGTGACCACGACCTGACGCCGGCTCGCGTCGCCGCCCACCACCACGTCTCGCTGCGCCAGCTGTACAAGGTCCTGTCCCGAAACGGTGTGCACCTGGGCGAGTGGATCCGGTCGCAGCGCCTCGAACGCTGTCGGGCGGAACTCGCCTCCGCCTCGGCACAGCACAGGTCGATCGCCGCGATCGGGTACCGGTGGGGCTTCCCGAACGCCGCCCACTTCAGTCGTGCCTTCAGGACGGCCTTCGGGATCACCCCCAGCGACTGGCGCGCGCTGCACGCCGGCAGCGCTGGGAGCCAGGGCGTTTTCGGCCCGTGA
- a CDS encoding alpha/beta hydrolase has protein sequence MSSPEAPASASASARDLAQIEAANSTGRIPVVFIHGLWLLPTSWNRWATVFEQAGFAPVLPGWPDDPDTVEDAHAHPEVFANKSVGQVADHFCDLIGRLDRKPVVIGHSFGGLITQITAGRGLSQASVAIDPAPFRGVLPLPLSSLRAASAVLGNPANYHRAVPLTFDQFRYAFANAVSEEEALELYGAFAVAAPGEPLFQAAAANLNPWTEAKVDTHAADRGPLLILSGQKDNTVPWAIAHAAYKKQAQNEHAVTEITEIPDRGHSLTIDSGWHEVADTALTFLRRFVDPTT, from the coding sequence ATGTCCTCCCCCGAAGCCCCCGCCTCCGCCTCCGCCTCCGCACGTGACCTCGCCCAGATAGAGGCGGCCAACTCCACCGGCCGCATCCCCGTCGTCTTCATCCACGGCCTGTGGCTGCTGCCCACCAGTTGGAACCGCTGGGCCACCGTCTTCGAGCAGGCCGGCTTCGCGCCGGTCCTGCCGGGCTGGCCCGACGATCCCGACACCGTCGAGGACGCACACGCGCACCCGGAGGTGTTCGCGAACAAGAGCGTGGGCCAGGTCGCCGATCACTTCTGCGACCTGATCGGCCGCCTGGACCGCAAACCCGTGGTGATCGGCCACTCCTTCGGCGGGCTGATCACCCAGATCACCGCCGGACGCGGCCTCTCCCAGGCATCGGTGGCGATCGACCCGGCACCCTTCCGCGGCGTGCTGCCGCTGCCGCTGTCCTCCCTGCGGGCCGCGAGCGCCGTGCTCGGCAACCCGGCCAACTACCACCGGGCCGTGCCGCTCACCTTCGACCAGTTCCGCTACGCCTTCGCCAACGCCGTCAGCGAGGAGGAGGCCCTGGAGCTGTACGGCGCCTTCGCGGTGGCCGCGCCGGGCGAGCCGCTCTTCCAGGCCGCCGCAGCCAACCTCAACCCCTGGACCGAGGCGAAGGTCGACACCCACGCGGCCGACCGCGGACCGCTGCTGATCCTCTCGGGGCAGAAGGACAACACCGTGCCCTGGGCCATTGCCCACGCCGCCTACAAGAAGCAGGCGCAGAACGAGCACGCCGTCACCGAGATCACCGAGATTCCCGACCGGGGCCACTCCCTGACCATCGACAGCGGCTGGCACGAGGTCGCCGACACCGCGCTCACCTTCCTCCGCCGTTTCGTCGACCCCACCACCTGA
- a CDS encoding alpha/beta hydrolase, whose product MTDHAFVAPVLEPQAAAFAAATGTPPFLFQLSPDEGRKAVEEVQSGDVDLPAADEEWVSVPGGPTGEVRARIVRPAGARGDLPVVVFVHGAGWVFGSARTHDRLVRELAVGTGAAVVFPEYDLSPEHRYPVAVEQVWTVARWVVTDGATHGLDASRIAVAGDSVGGNMSAVLTLLAKERGGLTLAHQVLFYPVTDARFDTDSYRQFAEGYFLRRDGMQWFWDQYTTDENRRREITASPLRASVEQLSGLPPALVITAEADVLRDEGEAYAARLREAGVEVTAIRVQGVIHDFVLLNALRGTQGAEVAITLAIATLRKALAAR is encoded by the coding sequence GTGACTGACCACGCATTTGTCGCGCCGGTTCTGGAACCCCAGGCCGCCGCCTTCGCCGCGGCGACCGGCACACCGCCGTTCCTGTTCCAGCTGTCTCCGGACGAGGGCCGCAAGGCCGTCGAGGAGGTTCAGTCCGGCGACGTGGACCTGCCCGCGGCCGATGAGGAGTGGGTGAGCGTTCCTGGCGGCCCGACCGGCGAGGTGCGGGCACGGATCGTGCGGCCCGCCGGCGCCCGAGGCGACCTGCCCGTGGTCGTCTTCGTGCACGGCGCGGGCTGGGTCTTCGGCAGCGCCCGTACCCACGACCGGCTGGTGCGTGAACTGGCGGTCGGCACCGGTGCCGCCGTGGTCTTCCCCGAGTACGACCTCTCCCCGGAGCACCGCTACCCGGTGGCCGTCGAGCAGGTGTGGACCGTGGCCCGCTGGGTCGTCACCGACGGTGCCACACACGGGTTGGACGCCAGCAGGATCGCGGTCGCCGGCGACTCCGTGGGCGGCAACATGAGCGCCGTACTGACCTTGCTCGCGAAGGAACGCGGCGGCCTCACCCTTGCCCACCAGGTGCTCTTCTACCCGGTGACCGACGCCCGTTTCGACACCGACTCCTACCGGCAGTTCGCCGAAGGCTACTTCCTGCGGCGCGACGGCATGCAGTGGTTCTGGGACCAGTACACCACCGACGAAAACCGGCGCAGAGAGATCACCGCCTCCCCGCTGCGGGCCTCTGTCGAACAGCTCAGCGGCCTTCCCCCGGCGCTGGTGATCACCGCCGAGGCCGACGTGCTGCGCGACGAGGGCGAGGCGTACGCCGCCAGGCTGCGGGAGGCCGGTGTCGAGGTGACGGCCATCCGCGTCCAGGGTGTCATCCACGACTTTGTCCTGCTGAACGCGCTGCGCGGCACCCAGGGCGCGGAGGTGGCCATCACGCTGGCCATCGCCACCCTGCGCAAGGCCCTCGCCGCCCGCTGA
- a CDS encoding helix-turn-helix domain-containing protein: MHGRATGRPVSPGGWAPPHPETVLEGWFVLLLDLEDFGPRERADAFRHAMTADSVPNEIVHEEGEKGISARIEGWRVGSLDLFDMRSSGLEVRRTARHVRHHRDRPVVSVSLQTQGIHRAEQAGTRSTLGPQDICVFHELAPRVYGWSGRGASQALTVDAEHLGLPVDTVTRASVRLRSSPVHDLLFGHLRSLFRNPGRLETDPGAGALANATADLVRALLTSAAHDERDRRVREAMDNSLATRIMAYARRHLTDPDLGPERIAAAHAVSKRQLYVVLGRAGIRLEQWLIAERLEASCRLLASPRHAALPVSAVAARCGFTSPSHFTRRFRAAYGTTPSEWRRLRTRPADQRSIQSMTAGLTGRRTVREG, encoded by the coding sequence GTGCACGGGAGAGCAACCGGGCGCCCGGTGTCACCGGGAGGATGGGCGCCCCCGCACCCCGAGACCGTGCTGGAGGGCTGGTTCGTGTTGCTGCTGGACCTGGAGGACTTCGGGCCGCGCGAGCGGGCGGACGCGTTCCGCCACGCGATGACGGCCGATTCCGTGCCGAACGAGATTGTCCACGAGGAGGGCGAGAAGGGGATCAGCGCCCGCATCGAAGGCTGGCGAGTGGGCAGTCTGGACCTCTTCGACATGCGGAGCTCCGGGCTCGAGGTCCGCCGCACGGCCAGACACGTACGCCACCACCGGGACCGCCCCGTGGTGTCGGTCTCGCTCCAGACCCAGGGCATCCACCGGGCCGAACAGGCGGGCACCCGCTCCACTCTCGGCCCGCAGGACATCTGCGTCTTCCACGAACTCGCGCCACGCGTCTACGGCTGGTCCGGACGCGGCGCCTCACAGGCCCTCACGGTCGACGCGGAGCACCTCGGCCTGCCGGTGGACACGGTGACACGGGCCTCCGTACGGCTTCGCTCCAGCCCCGTGCACGACCTGCTGTTCGGGCACCTGCGGTCGCTCTTCCGGAACCCGGGACGCCTTGAAACGGACCCCGGAGCAGGCGCCCTCGCCAACGCCACCGCCGACCTCGTACGCGCCCTGCTGACCTCGGCGGCACACGACGAACGGGACCGACGGGTCAGGGAGGCCATGGACAACTCCCTGGCGACCCGGATCATGGCGTACGCGCGCCGCCACCTCACCGACCCCGACCTCGGGCCGGAACGCATCGCCGCGGCACACGCCGTCTCCAAACGGCAGCTGTACGTCGTGCTCGGACGCGCGGGCATCCGACTCGAACAGTGGCTCATCGCCGAGCGACTGGAGGCGTCGTGCCGGCTCCTGGCCTCACCCCGCCACGCCGCGCTGCCCGTCTCCGCGGTCGCGGCCCGCTGCGGCTTCACCAGCCCCAGCCACTTCACCCGGCGCTTCCGCGCCGCCTACGGGACCACCCCGAGCGAGTGGCGTCGCCTCCGGACCCGTCCCGCCGATCAACGATCGATTCAGAGCATGACCGCGGGCCTGACGGGGCGACGTACGGTTCGAGAGGGCTGA